Proteins encoded together in one Dermacentor variabilis isolate Ectoservices chromosome 2, ASM5094787v1, whole genome shotgun sequence window:
- the LOC142570374 gene encoding uncharacterized protein LOC142570374 — MAKRILLLPLVCLLLQQAHGWENTHLFGDVCWPNGSSVLWLHRGELPSAVVGLRYPLETAHNCSFAVASDSGALIVVVRLLDLRRGLNGTCLDHVALEEGPGGRPLIFDGPRCWAKQGDVMHALARGVVHVRLSVTPPVERVYRGLNIAFTTHFHGECAHHTRFPYNVVA; from the exons ATGGCGAAGCGCATCCTGCTCCTCCCGCTGGTGTGCCTCCTGCTGCAACAGGCTCACGGCTGGGAGAACACGC ACCTGTTCGGCGACGTGTGCTGGCCGAACGGTTCGAGCGTGCTTTGGCTTCACCGCGGCGAGCTGCCGTCGGCCGTGGTGGGCCTGCGGTACCCGCTCGAGACAGCGCACAACTGCAGCTTCGCCGTGGCCAGCGACAGCGGCGCGCTCATCGTGGTCGTCCGGCTGCTCGACCTGCGCCGAGGTCTCAACGGCACCTGCCTGGATCACGTCGCG CTGGAGGAAGGACCGGGCGGCCGCCCCCTGATCTTCGACGGTCCCCGGTGCTGGGCGAAGCAGGGAGACGTGATGCACGCCCTGGCGCGCGGGGTCGTGCACGTGCGCCTCAGCGTGACGCCGCCGGTCGAGCGCGTCTACAGGGGACTCAACATCGCGTTCACCACCCACTTTCACGGCGAGTGCGCGCACCACACGCGCTTCCCGTACAACGTGGTTGCGTGA
- the LOC142570908 gene encoding uncharacterized protein LOC142570908 — MFRCATGGDVCIPRRLTCNGINNCGDDSDEPRHLSSEHCHVGPENIWGPIVFCTILVVFSGIVVYVIVLDICMARVSFGTSSTSSTSGDTSTDSGDSGSGDTSLTPLPEGDQAALLHNAEIEVQA; from the exons ATGTTCCGCTGTGCCACGGGTGGAGATGTGTGCATCCCGCGGCGGCTGACCTGCAACGGCATCAACAACTGCGGCGACGACAGCGATGAGCCCAGGCACCTGAGCAGCGAGCACTGCC ACGTAGGCCCGGAGAACATCTGGGGCCCCATCGTGTTCTGCACCATCCTGGTTGTCTTCTCCGGGATCGTCGTCTACGTCATCGTGCTCGACATATGCATGGCGCGCGTTTCCTTCGGCACGAGCTCGACCAGCAGCACCAGCGGCGACACCAGCACGGacagcggcgacagcggcagcgGTGACACCTCGCTCACGCCGTTGCCGGAGGGCGACCAAGCCGCGCTCTTGCACAACGCGGAGATCGAGGTGCAGGCGTGA